The Chitinophagaceae bacterium DNA window AAATATATTAGATATAAAAGCATGTATTGCTTAACTTGTACAAAGAATTTCAGGATCTAATGGTAATTTCTACATAACTACGAATATCTTTTAGAACCTACTTTTTTTAAGAGTATTTTTCTATCTTGGTGAGTTATAATATTATTTTTTCTTGTATTTTTGTATCGGGTATTGAGCATTTAGTGTTTTTGAATAATTTTTTTCTTATGAGAGCAATTGTATCATAACAAAAATTTGATATAAAAGAGGGAATTATATGAAGTATATAAGAAAGGCATTTATATCTCGGTAATTGGGATAATATTATTTCTATTGCTTGGCTTTTTATCCAATACGTATCGTTCTTTATGAGTACAATAGTGTACTGAGGCAGTGTGTAAAGATTCATTTCTTGAACTATTTTTGTTCCTAAAACGGATGTATTAGAA harbors:
- a CDS encoding DUF393 domain-containing protein, whose amino-acid sequence is MKAEELKNKIAEKYYVIFDGECGFCNKTALFLAITDTNNIFTLVSNTSVLGTKIVQEMNLYTLPQYTIVLIKNDTYWIKSQAIEIILSQLPRYKCLSYILHIIPSFISNFCYDTIALIRKKLFKNTKCSIPDTKIQEKIIL